From the Streptomyces sp. NBC_00654 genome, the window CTTCGACCGGATGTGCGACCCCACGTATCCGGGCAACGTCCGCAACGGCAACAACATGCCCGGCGCGCTGCCGAACGCCCCGATCTCCGGACAGTGGTTCTCCGCCCAGTTCCAGGAGCTCATGAAGAACGCCCACCCGGCACTCTAGGTGTATTGATCACGAACGTTGTTGACTGGTGGTGTCCGCCCCGAAGTGAGGCGTGACGGGGCGGACACCGCCGGGAGGAGCCGGGGCCCTGTCGGGCCATGGCCGTCGGCCCGGCGGGCGCCGCCCTGCTCCGACCGGCTCACGCCCCCCTCTCATCCGGCAGGACGCCCTGCGCCCGGATGGCCGGATCACGCCTGCGACGATTGCCGGATGAACTCACAGAACAAGGAAGACCTGCTGGCCGAAGCCGTGCGACTGCGCACGGAAGGGCGTCCCGAGGAGGCCCGGACACGCCTCCTCTCCCTCACGGCCGAATTCCCGGACGACGCCGAGGTGGCCTACCAGACCGCGTGGGTCCACGACACGCTCGGCCTGGAGGCCGAGGCGGTGCCGTACTACGAGCGGTGCCTGCGCGGCACGGACCTCACGGCGGAGGACCGTGCCGGCGCGCTGCTCGGTCTCGGCAGCACCTACCGGGTGCTGGGCAGATACGGACAGGCGGTGGAGACGCTGCGCCGGGGCGTGTCGGAGTTCCCGGACGACGGCGCGCTCAGGACCTTTCTCTCGATGGCCCTGTTCAACACCGATGAGCACCACGAGGCGATGCGGATCCTGCTGGAGCTGGTCGCCGCGACCAGCGACGACACGTCCGTACGCCGCTACCGGCGGGCCATCGAGACGTACGCGAAGGATCTCCGCGAGACCGTGTGACCGCGAGACCGCGCACGTCCGAGGGCATGGGGAAGCCCCGGCCGGATCGGGGGAATCCAGCCGGGGCGGCTCGTGCGCGGGTGTGAAGGGCGGCCACCTCCCGGCGGCGGGCTCCATGGGGCTTCAGCCTGACGACCTTCCCCAAGGGCTACGGCTGAGGCCCGGGGACACTGTCCCCTCACTCCCACTTATAGATGAACGATAAACCACCTGGCGGCGTTCCCAGGAATCCGCACCCCCTGTGTGATCCGGAGCACGGACATCCCGGCGCCCGTCAGCTTCCGGCCCGCGCGGCGGTGCCGTAGCGACGGTGGAACCGCTCGATCCGTCCGGCCGTGTCCAGCACCTGGCGTGCGCCGGTGTAGAACGGATGGCTCGCGGACGAGGTCTCCACATCGATGACCGGGTAGACGCTGCCGTCCTCCCACTCCACCCGCCGCTCGGCGTCGGCGGTCGAACGGGTCAGGAAGGCCACTCCGGCAGCGCGGTCGCGGAAGACCACGGGACGGGAGACGGGGTGAATGCGGGACTTCATGGGTTTTCCTTCCTCACCGCGTTCCGAGGCGGTGGCGTACGGACGGACGTGGGCCTCGCGGGCGCTCAGCGAACCTCACGGAACAGCACGTGCTGCCCCGCGACCGGGTCGAACTTGCGCAGCTCCAGACGGTCCGGGTCGTTGCGGCGGCTCTTGCGCGTCACATAGCTGTGACCGGTTCCGGCGGTCGAGCGGAGTGTGACGACGGGCCTGGCTTCACTGCGTGCCATGGGCACCTCCCGACATGTACGGCGACCCCGCCCCGTTTCGGGAATGGGTGTCGTTTTCGTTCTGGTGGAGTAACGCGAGCCCCCGCGCCCGCATTCCCGCACATGGCCACCCGGCATCCCGGACGCCCCAGCCGCACAGCGGGCGCCACGGATCGCATATGCCCCGGACTCCCGGTCGCGCACCGCGTGGGGACCGCCTGCGCGGGCGTGCGACGAGGTGGTGCACGCCGGGCGACTTGCGTCAACATCCCGACGGAGGAAAGGGTGTTCGGCGAGCCACCGCTCCACACAGCCCATGACATATGCCAGGCGCAACAACGTATCGAGTGTTGCCAAATCCCTTACGGGCTCCCGCCGCCTGTGCAACAGTCGTCTTCGGTCCACCCTTCAGAACCGGCCGCGCCGCGCCTGTATCGGAGTTCGAGATGCCGTCCCCTCTCTTCGCGGACCGCCCCGCACCACAGTCTCCCGAACACGATGCCGTCGACGCGTTGATCGACCGGACCCGCCGGCTGCGCGGGGACGTGGACGCCGTGCGGCGGGACTCCGCGGTGATCGGCGAGGACGATCCCCAGCTGCGCTGGCAGCGTGCCCTGTGTGATCTCGCGGTCATCCACCTCGACGGTCTCGACGAGCACCTGGGGCAGCTGAGAGCGGGCCCGTCGGCGCGGAGCGCCGTCGGCGCCGCGCCCGGCCCTGACCTCCCCGCGCCCGGAGCGCCGGCCGCGCCACGGCCGGGGTCACTCGTGGGCAGGGTCGGCAGCGCCGAATGGAACCTTCTCACCGACGAGGTCAGCTGGTCCGAGGAGCTGTACCGGATCTTCGGCAGGGAGCCCGGAGCGGGACCGCTGTCGCTCGACGAGCTGCC encodes:
- a CDS encoding tetratricopeptide repeat protein; translation: MNSQNKEDLLAEAVRLRTEGRPEEARTRLLSLTAEFPDDAEVAYQTAWVHDTLGLEAEAVPYYERCLRGTDLTAEDRAGALLGLGSTYRVLGRYGQAVETLRRGVSEFPDDGALRTFLSMALFNTDEHHEAMRILLELVAATSDDTSVRRYRRAIETYAKDLRETV
- a CDS encoding type B 50S ribosomal protein L31; this encodes MKSRIHPVSRPVVFRDRAAGVAFLTRSTADAERRVEWEDGSVYPVIDVETSSASHPFYTGARQVLDTAGRIERFHRRYGTAARAGS
- the rpmG gene encoding 50S ribosomal protein L33, with the protein product MARSEARPVVTLRSTAGTGHSYVTRKSRRNDPDRLELRKFDPVAGQHVLFREVR